A part of Brassica rapa cultivar Chiifu-401-42 chromosome A05, CAAS_Brap_v3.01, whole genome shotgun sequence genomic DNA contains:
- the LOC103869150 gene encoding UDP-glycosyltransferase 71B1-like, with translation MKIELVFIPSPGINNVRATAAMVKVLVNSDDRLFVTLVVIPERFSPGDTSSVYPESESRLRYYHLHAGDQSTDDQDQTYMSYIESQKPHVRKAVSKLAHEVSTHPESPRRLAGMVVEFFCTPMIDVADEFGLPAYTYFTSNASYLGLMFHVQHLHDQEHFDVTKLRDSDAELDVPSLTRPLPATCLPSVMLSKDWFPNLLLRARILRGTKGILVNSVAEIEPQALKFFSGGNGTPPLYAVGPILDLKTDSGDEKRREILRWLDEQPPRSVLFLCFGRMGGFSEKQATEMAVALERSGHRFLWSLRCAAPAEKIMTGAPPGEFTNLDAVLPQGFLDRTAKVGKIITWAPQVTVLAHPAVGGFVTHCGWNSILESLWFGVPMAAWPIYAEQQFNAFRMVEELGVAAEIRKDYRRDNLLGESEMVTAEEIERGINCVMEQDGEIRKRVEEMSEQFHMALMDGGSSTHAMRKFVQHVIENIS, from the coding sequence ATGAAAATCGAACTTGTCTTCATCCCTTCCCCGGGAATCAACAACGTCCGAGCGACGGCGGCGATGGTAAAGGTCCTAGTCAACAGCGACGACCGTCTATTCGTCACCCTCGTCGTGATCCCTGAGCGTTTCTCCCCCGGTGACACCTCCTCCGTCTACCCTGAGTCCGAAAGCCGTCTCCGCTACTACCACCTCCATGCCGGAGATCAATCGACTGATGATCAAGATCAGACATACATGTCCTACATAGAGAGCCAGAAACCGCATGTCAGAAAGGCCGTCTCAAAACTCGCTCACGAGGTGTCAACACATCCCGAATCGCCACGGCGGCTCGCTGGCATGGTGGTTGAGTTTTTCTGCACGCCGATGATAGATGTCGCGGACGAGTTTGGCCTCCCGGCTTATACTTACTTCACGTCTAATGCTTCGTATCTCGGGCTAATGTTCCATGTTCAACACCTTCACGACCAAGAACACTTTGATGTCACCAAGTTGAGAGACTCCGACGCCGAGTTAGACGTTCCTAGTCTGACTCGACCTCTCCCGGCCACTTGCTTACCATCTGTGATGTTAAGCAAAGATTGGTTTCCGAATCTTTTGCTTCGAGCAAGGATTTTAAGGGGAAcaaagggtattttggtaaaCTCGGTTGCGGAGATCGAACCTCAGGCGTTGAAGTTCTTCTCCGGCGGGAATGGTACACCTCCCCTGTACGCGGTGGGACCCATTTTGGACTTGAAAACTGATTCCGGCGATGAGAAGAGGAGGGAGATTTTGCGGTGGCTAGATGAGCAGCCTCCAAGATCAGTGTTGTTCCTCTGCTTTGGACGCATGGGAGGCTTCAGTGAGAAACAAGCGACAGAAATGGCCGTGGCGCTCGAGCGAAGTGGCCATCGGTTCCTCTGGTCTCTCCGCTGCGCTGCTCCGGCGGAAAAGATTATGACCGGAGCTCCTCCAGGGGAATTCACAAACTTGGATGCGGTTCTTCCACAAGGGTTTCTTGACCGGACGGCGAAGGTCGGAAAGATCATTACATGGGCCCCACAAGTTACCGTGCTAGCGCATCCGGCCGTAGGAGGTTTTGTGACGCATTGCGGATGGAACTCGATTCTCGAGAGCCTTTGGTTTGGCGTTCCGATGGCAGCGTGGCCTATCTACGCAGAGCAACAGTTTAACGCGTTTAGGATGGTGGAAGAGCTTGGCGTAGCGGCTGAGATACGTAAAGATTACCGGAGAGATAATCTGTTGGGGGAGTCGGAGATGGTGACGGCTGAGGAAATTGAGAGAGGGATCAACTGCGTGATGGAGCAGGATGGTGAGATTAGGAAGAGGGTCGAGGAGATGAGCGAGCAGTTCCATATGGCGCTAATGGACGGTGGATCTTCGACGCATGCTATGCGGAAGTTTGTTCAACACGTGATCGAAAATATTTCTTGA
- the LOC103869249 gene encoding glutathione S-transferase T3-like isoform X2 translates to MNNSSGFRNLLYSQCPIELDSPEQVWFGSQPPEPVGSGSQAPVGESGEPVVESAIKERRKWSQQEDLILIGAWLNTSKDAVKNTEQKAGAFWKRIIDYYNASPLLVGTIPRELTPAKQRWARINADVSKFVGCYDQAMREQKSSENDDDLMKAALDYYFKDQGHKFGMEHAWRELRHDQKWCSSCKDSGKDKRKHVLEVDIDEEEGRPVGVKAAKAASKKKKSGKEEELSRLQTIMEIKQKLSNQKLLDRLLAKKVPLTEMETSLKLKLMSEML, encoded by the coding sequence ATGAATAACAGCAGTGGTTTCCGAAACCTACTGTATAGTCAATGTCCCATAGAACTTGATTCACCCGAACAAGTTTGGTTCGGTAGCCAACCACCTGAGCCTGTTGGGTCCGGTAGCCAAGCTCCTGTTGGCGAGTCTGGTGAGCCGGTTGTCGAGTCTGCTATCAAAGAGAGGAGGAAATGGTCCCAGCAAGAGGATTTAATACTGATTGGTGCTTGGCTCAACACAAGTAAAGATGCAGTTAAAAATACTGAGCAGAAAGCTGGTGCATTCTGGAAGAGGATCATCGACTACTACAATGCAAGCCCTCTTCTGGTGGGGACAATTCCGAGAGAGCTTACTCCAGCCAAGCAGCGGTGGGCTAGGATTAACGCAGATGTCTCCAAGTTCGTTGGTTGCTATGACCAGGCTATGAGGGAGCAGAAAAGCAGTGAAAACGATGATGATCTGATGAAAGCCGCACTAGACTACTACTTCAAGGATCAAGGCCACAAGTTCGGCATGGAACACGCCTGGAGGGAACTGAGGCATGACCAGAAATGGTGCTCATCATGTAAAGACAGTGGGAAAGATAAGCGCAAACATGTCTTGGAGGTTGATATAGACGAGGAAGAGGGCAGACCGGTCGGGGTCAAGGCAGCGAAAGCTGcttctaagaagaagaagagtgggaAAGAAGAGGAGTTGTCGCGTTTACAAACCATCATGGAGATTAAACAGAAACTATCTAACCAGAAACTTCTCGATCGTTTATTAGCCAAAAAAGTGCCATTAACTGAGATGGAAACATCACTTAAGCTCAAGCTAATGTCTGAAATGTTATGA
- the LOC103869249 gene encoding putative nuclease HARBI1 isoform X1, producing MSSSSSDEVDERLDEICEEYVEETYNDIVETQTIPQRTRAYVERHREGGQDQLWNDYFSEDSTFSTQLFRRCFRVNKELFLRLVHGLEASFPFFQQKRDATGRWSLTALQKCTAAIRLLAYGTAADTVDEYLRLGETTALSCLHNFTDGIILLFGEEYLRRPTPEDIQRLLDIGEKRGFPGMVGSIDCMHWEWKNCPTAWKGQYARGSGKPTIVLEAVASQDLWIWHAFFGPPGTLNDINVLDRSPVFDDILQGRAPRVKYVVNGHMYKLGYYLTDGIYPKWSTFIQSITLPQTPQQELFAKVQEATRKDVERAFGVLQSRFAIVRNPVKTLNKEKIEKIMRACIILHNMIVEDERDGYSRIDISEFEEGDVMRSSQVESEWPTNLNNIFPTRNDLRDRQTHERLKTDLIQNIWNKFGEEDYKLFYLYV from the coding sequence atgtcatcatcttcatccGATGAAGTCGATGAAAGATTGGACGAAATTTGTGAAGAATACGTAGAAGAAACATACAACGACATAGTGGAGACCCAAACCATACCGCAAAGGACACGTGCGTATGTAGAACGACACCGCGAAGGAGGACAAGACCAATTATGGAATGATTACTTCAGCGAAGATTCGACTTTCTCGACTCAATTATTCAGACGCTGTTTCCGCGTGAATAAGGAATTATTCTTGCGTCTTGTTCATGGCCTAGAAGCGTCCTTTCCATTCTTTCAGCAAAAAAGAGATGCAACCGGGAGGTGGAGTCTTACTGCACTACAAAAATGTACTGCAGCTATTCGTCTGCTCGCTTATGGGACCGCGGCTGACACCGttgacgaatatctccgacttggtgaGACCACTGCACTTTCgtgtttacataattttactGACGGAATAATACTGTTATTCGGAGAAGAGTATCTACGACGACCCACACCGGAGGATATTCAACGACTACTCGATATTGGAGAGAAACGAGGGTTTCCTGGGATGGTCGGGAGCattgactgtatgcattgggagtggaaaaattgTCCAACAGCTTGGAAAGGACAATACGCCCGTGGATCAGGAAAACCGACAATTGTATTAGAGGCTGTAGCTTcccaagatctttggatatggcacgccttttttggtcctccaggtaccttaaacgatattaatgtcctcgatcggtctcctgtttttgatgatattttacAAGGTCGAGCTCCGAGGGTAAAGTACGTGGTCAACGGACACATGTATAAGTTGGGGTACTACCTCACAGacggtatatatccaaaatggtcaacatttatccaatctatcacccttcctcaaactcctcaacaagagttatttgctaaagttcaagaagctacccgaaaagatgtggagcgggcttttggagtattgcaatcTCGATTTGCAATTGTGAGAAATCCGGTCAAAACATTGAACAAAGAAAAGATAGAGAAGATTATgcgagcatgtatcatacttcACAATATGATAGTCGAAGATGAACGGGATGGATACTCTCGTATTGATATATCTGAATTTGAAGAAGGAGACGTCATGAGAAGTTCACAGGTGGAATCCGAGTGGCCAACAAATCTGAATAATATCTTCCCCACTCGAAATGATCTTCGTGATAGGCAAACACATGAACGGTTGAAAACTGatttaattcaaaatatttggaataaatttggtgaagaagattataaattattctatctttatgtttaa
- the LOC103869248 gene encoding glutathione S-transferase T3-like — protein sequence MANNSQSFTSFLLSQNTVDLDSPEPFCFGSQGPDVSGSEVPVASPVLSGTDVGAKSGVNSNPERRKWTLAEDKILIGAWLNTSKDPVVSNEQKAGAFWFRIVEYYNASPLLAGTIRRELMSCKQRWARINGDVAKFAGSYDAALREQRSGQNDDDVMKTALDIFFKTFGYKFAMDHCWRELRHDQKWCSLYPAKEKRKQAVEVDREEEQFVDPEVRPPGVKAAKAGKKKKSGREEELSQLQGVLEIKQKLSKQKLLDRLLAKTEPLSEMEISLKLKLMSEML from the coding sequence ATGGCTAATAACTCACAAAGTTTTACTAGCTTTCTCCTTAGTCAAAATACAGTTGACCTTGATTCACCAGAACCTTTTTGTTTCGGTAGTCAAGGTCCTGATGTGTCTGGTAGCGAGGTTCCTGTTGCGTCTCCTGTGCTGTCTGGTACCGACGTTGGTGCTAAGTCTGGTGTGAATTCTAACCCTGAGAGGAGGAAATGGACTCTAGCAGAGGATAAAATCCTTATTGGTGCTTGGCTAAACACCAGTAAGGACCCTGTGGTGAGCAACGAGCAGAAAGCCGGTGCTTTCTGGTTCCGTATAGTTGAGTACTACAACGCCAGTCCCCTCCTCGCTGGGACAATACGGAGAGAACTAATGTCTTGCAAGCAGAGGTGGGCAAGGATAAACGGCGACGTTGCCAAGTTTGCTGGCTCCTATGATGCGGCTCTGAGGGAGCAGAGAAGTGGGCAAAACGATGATGATGTGATGAAAACGGCGTTAGACATTTTCTTCAAAACGTTCGGCTACAAGTTCGCCATGGATCACTGCTGGAGGGAGCTGAGGCACGACCAGAAATGGTGCTCCTTATATCCGGCAAAGGAGAAGCGCAAACAAGCTGTGGAGGTGGATAGAGAAGAAGAGCAGTTTGTCGATCCAGAGGTTAGACCACCAGGGGTAAAGGCTGCGAAAgctggtaagaagaagaagagtggcaGGGAGGAGGAGTTGTCGCAGCTACAGGGGGTTTtagaaattaaacaaaaactgtCAAAACAGAAGCTTCTTGATCGTTTACTCGCAAAAACAGAACCTCTCTCTGAAATGGAAATCAGTCTTAAGCTCAAACTAATGTCAGAAATGTTATGA
- the LOC103869149 gene encoding UDP-glycosyltransferase 71B1-like: MEIELVFIPSPGIGHIQSTTSMAKLLVASDDRIFITLIIIPSQFSSDASSSYPKSELDRLRYFHLPVGDQTTQQTFISYIESQKPHVRAAVLELTKNVPKRSGSRRRLAGIVLDIFCMSMIDVAEEFNLPAYTFYTSNASFLGLLFHVQSLYDNNKLDVSELKNSDAEFDVPTLTRLFPARCLPSVMISKEWLPSVLARARTLRETKGILVNSSGEMEPQALKFFSDMKSNTPPVYAVGPILDFKTDDGDEKGTEILRWLDEQPSRSVLFLCFGSMGGFGEKQVREIAVALERSGYRFLWSLRRPSHLRHMNGSPPEEFKNLEEILPEGFLDRTAKIGKIIGWAPQTAVLESHAIGGFVTHCGWNSILESVWFGVPTAVWPIFAEQQFNAFQMVEELGLAVDIKKEYRRDSLLEEPEMVTAEEIEKGIKCVMEQDSEMRKRVKEMKDKLRTALLDGGSSKAAVKMFVKDVVENIPNNVF, from the coding sequence ATGGAGATAGAGCTAGTGTTCATACCTTCACCAGGCATCGGCCATATCCAATCAACAACGTCGATGGCAAAGCTTCTTGTAGCCAGCGACGATCGCATTTTCATCACTCTCATCATCATTCCTTCACAGTTCTCCAGCgacgcttcttcttcttacccgAAGTCCGAATTAGACCGTCTCCGATATTTTCACCTCCCTGTAGGAGATCAAACAACTCAGCAAACATTCATCTCTTACATAGAGAGCCAGAAACCACACGTCAGAGCCGCCGTATTGGAACTCACTAAGAACGTTCCTAAACGATCTGGCTCGCGGCGCCGCCTCGCGGGGATTGTTTTAGACATATTCTGCATGTCCATGATAGACGTCGCGGAAGAGTTTAACTTACCGGCTTATACATTCTACACGTCCAACGCTTCTTTTCTAGGACTCCTCTTCCATGTTCAGTCTCTTTACGACAATAACAAGCTCGACGTAAGCGAGTTAAAGAACTCAGACGCTGAGTTTGACGTTCCCACTCTCACTCGTCTTTTTCCGGCAAGGTGCTTGCCTTCAGTGATGATAAGCAAAGAATGGCTCCCATCTGTTTTGGCTCGAGCTAGGACGTTGAGAGAAACTAAAGGTATATTAGTAAACTCGTCTGGGGAGATGGAACCTCAGGCGCTAAAGTTTTTCTCCGACATGAAGAGTAATACTCCTCCGGTATACGCGGTGGGACCAATCTTGGACTTTAAAACCGACGATGGAGATGAGAAAGGGACGGAGATTTTACGTTGGCTAGATGAGCAACCGTCGAGATCAGTGTTGTTCCTCTGCTTTGGAAGCATGGGAGGGTTCGGTGAGAAACAAGTGAGAGAAATAGCTGTGGCGCTGGAGAGAAGTGGCTACCGCTTCCTTTGGTCACTCCGACGCCCTTCTCATTTGAGACACATGAATGGTTCTCCTCCCGAGGAGTTCAAAAACTTGGAGGAGATTCTCCCGGAAGGGTTTTTAGATAGGACCGCAAAGATCGGGAAGATAATAGGTTGGGCTCCACAAACAGCTGTTCTCGAGAGTCATGCGATAGGAGGTTTCGTGACTCATTGTGGATGGAACTCGATTCTCGAGAGTGTTTGGTTTGGTGTTCCGACAGCGGTCTGGCCTATCTTCGCTGAGCAACAGTTCAACGCGTTTCAAATGGTGGAGGAGCTTGGTTTGGCGGTGGATATTAAGAAAGAATATcggagagattctttgttggaAGAGCCGGAGATGGTGACGGCCGAGGAGATAGAGAAAGGGATCAAGTGTGTGATGGAGCAGGATAGTGAGATGAGGAAGCGGGTCAAGGAGATGAAGGATAAGCTCCGCACGGCGTTGCTGGACGGTGGATCTTCCAAAGCTGCTGTGAAGATGTTTGTCAAGGACGTGGTCGAAAACATTCCAAATAATGTATTTTGA
- the LOC103856898 gene encoding uncharacterized protein LOC103856898 — MSSSSSDEVDARLDEICDEYVEEIYNDIVETQTIPQRTRQYVERHREGGQDQLWNDYFSEDPTFSTAIFRRRFRMNKNLFLRLVHGLEEYFPFFQQRRDATGRWSLTALQKCTAAIRLLAYGNAADTVDEYLRLAETTALSCLHNFTDGIIQLLEMSIYDDPHRRISNGY; from the coding sequence atgtcatcatcttcatccGATGAAGTCGATGCAAGATTGGACGAAATTTGTGATGAATACGTGGAAGAAATATACAACGACATAGTGGAGACCCAAACCATACCACAAAGGACACGTCAGTATGTTGAACGACACCGCGAAGGAGGACAAGACCAGTTATGGAATGACTATTTCAGCGAAGATCCGACATTCTCGACTGCAATTTTCAGACGCCGTTTTCGCATGAATAAGAATTTATTCTTGCGTCTTGTTCATGGCCTAGAAGAGTACTTTCCATTCTTCCAGCAAAGAAGAGATGCAACCGGGAGATGGAGTCTTACGGCACTACAAAAATGTACTGCTGCTATTCGACTGCTTGCTTATGGTAATGCGGCTGACACCGTTGATGAATATCTCCGACTTGCTGAGACCACTGCACTTTCGTGTTTACATAATTTCACAGACGGAATTATACAATTATTGGAAATGAGTATCTACGACGACCCACACCGGAGGATCTCCAACGGCTATTAG
- the LOC103869249 gene encoding uncharacterized protein LOC103869249 isoform X3 — protein sequence MGQNYSYAQPSSSDEYDLTSLLEAEAALYAEEAESSYNIGEPVQCPPQPFQYLCGGHTNAEEMRAFERQLSLLKDQVRESDQKLAKLEKTLCDELCKKTSWVTILGVSLLLSLLLLIAVIILGGTASKDSRRVSDVETVFKVPQ from the exons ATGGGACAAAACTATAGCTACGCCCAGCCTTCCTCATCAGACGAGTATGACTTGACCTCACTTCTTGAAGCTGAAGCGGCTTTGTACGCTGAAGAAGCTGAGAGTAGCTACAACATTGGTGAGCCTGTTCAGTGCCCACCTCAGCCGTTTCAGTACTTATGCGGGGGACATACAAATGCGGAGGAGATGCGTGCCTTTGAGAGACAACTTAGTCTTCTCAAGGATCAAGTTCGTGAGAGTGACCAGAAGCTGGCTAAGCTCGAGAAGACCCTGTGTGATGAGTTATGCAAGAAGACATCATGGGTTACAATTCTTGGAGTTTCTCTTCTGCTGAGCCTTTTACTTTTAATAGCGGTGATAATTCTTGGAG GAACAGCTTCGAAGGATAGTAGAAGAGTATCTGACGTGGAGACTGTCTTTAAG GTTCCGCAGTAA
- the LOC103869148 gene encoding APO protein 4, mitochondrial, translated as MSHWRHKVWRHLSSFHGASYSTRPSRINKTMLNDLRRIRPMIQRRIENRAKDYPIQEIVPVAKDILKARQNLLTNVTVLLKAFPVLRCKFCSEVFVGKEGHLIQTCRSYIRRGNNRLHEWVPGSINDVLVPVESFHLHNMSQGVIRHQQRFDYDRVPAILELCCQAGAIHPEEILEYAKVHDNPQISDEDIRSIPTEDLKYVGANALTAWEKVRAGLKKLLLVYPSKVCKRCKEVHVGPSGHKARLCGVFKYESYQGTHYWEKAGVNDLVPEKVVWHRRPQDPLVLVNEGRNYYGHAPAVVSLCSHAGALVSNTRYACEMKPQGLSYPLSN; from the exons ATGTCGCATTGGAGACACAAAGTGTGGCGACATTTGAGCTCATTTCATGGAGCTAGCTACTCAACAAGGCCTTCAAGAATCAACAAAACAATGCTCAACGACCTTAGAAGAATCAGACCAATGATCCAAAGAAGAATCGAGAATCGAGCAAAAGATTACCCGATTCAAGAGATTGTTCCTGTGGCTAAAGACATCCTCAAAGCCAGACAAAACCTACTCACTAACGTCACTGTTCTTCTTAAAGCGTTTCCTGTCTTGAGATGCAA GTTCTGCTCAGAAGTGTTTGTTGGCAAAGAAGGGCATTTGATTCAAACGTGCCGTAGTTATATACGGCGCGGCAACAACAGGCTACATGAATGGGTTCCAGGCTCTATAAACGATGTACTTGTCCCCGTTGAGTCCTTCCACTTGCACAACATGTCTCAAGGTGTTATCAGACACCAACAGAGGTTTGATTATGACCGTGTTCCCGCCATCTTGGAGCTATGCTGTCAAGCAGGAGCCATCCATCCTGAAGAGATCTTGGAATATGCGAAAGTTCATGATAACCCGCAGATCTCTGATGAAGATATCAGGAGTATACCCACTGAAGACCTCAAATACGTTGGAGCAAACGCTCTAACGGCGTGGGAGAAAGTTAGAGCTGGTCTGAAGAAACTGTTGCTTGTTTATCCTTCTAAAGTTTGCAAACGGTGCAAAGAGGTTCACGTGGGACCGAGCGGTCATAAAGCTCGTCTGTGTGGTGTGTTCAAGTACGAGAGCTATCAGGGGACTCATTATTGGGAAAAGGCTGGTGTGAACGATTTGGTTCCTGAGAAAGTCGTGTGGCACCGGAGGCCTCAGGACCCGTTGGTTCTTGTGAACGAAGGGAGGAATTATTACGGACATGCCCCTGCCGTAGTGAGCCTTTGTAGCCATGCAGGTGCACTTGTTAGCAACACAAGATATGCTTGCGAGATGAAGCCGCAAGGTTTATCGTATCCTCTTAGTAATTAA